In Drosophila yakuba strain Tai18E2 chromosome 2R, Prin_Dyak_Tai18E2_2.1, whole genome shotgun sequence, a single genomic region encodes these proteins:
- the LOC6530607 gene encoding serine protease grass has protein sequence MKIVAAVITLLTWIGFGNGESSVLFLEPNCGVSISSISAESAKIINGREADMFGNPWMALISSATIMCGGSLITSRFVLSAAHCRCNSPTNVYLGEFDRSTLTDCSTTACMPNAIRVPVDAQIAHPSFVHHSQNDIALFRLAIPVQYTAHIKPICLLTNYNPLNYIRFLTATGWGKTEHGVSSQILRTATLTQVDRAYCSSTYGNRVDESHICAGDYIAHTCMGDSGGPVFAKIPIGATDRVVQFGIVSYGNRDCSQVGVYTNVMYHINWIAEVVRQGGPQLTDGRIYYYTPRFYYA, from the exons ATGAAGATCGTCGCAGCCGTAATTACCCTGCTTACGTGGATTGGTTTCGGGAATGGGGAATCATCAGTGTTGTTCCTCGAACCGAATTGCGGAGTTTCTATTTCGAGTATTAGTGCCGAGAGTGCTAAAATCATCAACGGCCGGGAGGCTGATATGTTCGGTAATCCATGGATGGCGTTGATAAGCAGTGCCACAATTATGTGCGGTGGATCCCTCATCACCAGCC GATTTGTGCTAAGTGCTGCGCACTGCAGATGTAATAGTCCCAC GAACGTATACCTCGGCGAGTTCGACAGGTCGACCCTCACGGATTGCTCCACCACAGCCTGCATGCCGAACGCCATTAGAGTTCCCGTCGATGCGCAAATAGCCCATCCCAGTTTTGTGCACCATTCCCAGAACGACATTGCCCTGTTCAGACTGGCCATTCCGGTGCAGTACACTG CGCACATAAAGCCCATCTGCCTGCTGACCAACTACAATCCGTTGAACTACATCCGATTTCTCACTGCCACGGGATGGGGCAAGACGGAACACGGCGTGAGCAGCCAGATCCTTAGGACAGCCACCTTAACCCAAGTGGATCGCGCCTACTGTTCGTCCACGTACGGAAACCGCGTGGATGAGTCGCACATCTGTGCCGGGGACTACATCGCACACACGTGCATGGGCGATTCAGGAGGTCCAGTCTTCGCCAAAATACCCATTGGTGCTACAGATCGAGTCGTTCAGTTCGGCATAGTCAGCTATGGGAATAGGGACTGTAGCCAGGTGGGGGTCTACACGAACGTGATGTACCACATCAACTGGATCGCCGAGGTCGTGCGACAGGGAGGTCCTCAGCTCACAGATGGCAGAATCTACTATTATACGCCTCGGTTTTATTACGCTTGA
- the LOC120321042 gene encoding uncharacterized protein LOC120321042, whose translation MCMGVCGHCCHISAQDLGNCICIRVCNCARICICISVYKFVCLRARLSLRGPWIVFWQKDFCSSVVNIVRADPRPRSRWPLLHLFPAHKKSGFLRLRHVLCGIGMGFGPKGHCFGSARTGLTWALAFWTLECRAPVDNSMLQQHSTAATCGACVPLAMEHETKAEPAKMEHSRGMDPSAEEWNGVKWSAVEWSGVVWSGGLPQCICDKWQACRHGRPLKASDNGDQEVKDLRSEIAHFGSEPGLWASSSFVTLANRRLCKMVVVRAATQSQPQHQPQSKVKTTNVLLLLLLLLLLLLHVDTSNNSSNISPISPRSSASTSVDHSRIPKCKDSCSSRGRPSGSRPGKVNKSRTPDPLPISDG comes from the exons gggcatTGCTGCCATATAAGCGCACAAGATCTCGGCaattgtatctgtatccgagtGTGTAACTGTGCccgcatctgtatctgtatatctgtGTATAAGTTTGTGTGTCTGCGAGCCAGGCTGAGCCTGCGTGGGCCATGGATTGTCTTTTGGCAAAAAGATTTCTGTTCGAGCGTTGTCAACATTGTTAGGGCAGATCCGAGACCGAGATCTCGGTGGCCTCTTCTTCACCTGTTCCCAGCCCACAAGAAATCGGGGTTTTTACGCCTGCGCCATGTGCTCTGCGGGATCGGGATGGGATTCGGGCCAAAAGGACACTGTTTCGGCAG tgcgAGGACTGGGCTTACGTGGGCCCTTGCCTTTTGGACCTTGGAGTGCAGGGCGCCCGTCGACAACAGCATGTTGCAACAACACTCGACAGCGGCAACCTGTGGAGCCTGCGTGCCATTAGCCATGGAGCATGAAACAAAAGCCGAGCCAGCCAAGATGGAGCACTCACGAGGAATGGATCCCAGTGCAGAGGAGTGGAAtggagtgaagtggagtgcagtggagtggagtggagtggtgTGGAGTGGAGGGCTGCCACAATGCATTTGCGATAAATGGCAGGCTTGCAGGCATGGAAGGCCCTTAAAAGCCAGCGACAACGGCGACCAAGAAGTGAAAGATTTGCGCAGTGAGATAGCTCATTTTGGATCTGAGCCGGGTCTCTGGGCCAGTTCTTCGTTTGTTACCTTGGCTAATCGGCGGCTATGTAAGATGGTTGTTGTACGTGCGGCGACACAGTCGCAGCCTCAGCATCAGCCTCAGTCCAAAGTCAAGACCACGAAcgtgctgttgctgttgctattgcttttgctgttgctgcttcatgttgacaccagcaacaacagcagcaacatcagcccCATCAGTCCTCGGTCCTCGGCATCAACCTCAGTCGACCACAGCCGCATTCCGAAATGTAAGGATTCCTGCAGCTCCAGAGGCCGCCCCAGTGGCAGCAGGCCCGGCAAGGTCAATAAATCCAGAACTCCAGATCCACTCCCGATTAGTGATGGCTAG